The following are from one region of the Eubacterium sp. MSJ-33 genome:
- a CDS encoding LysR family transcriptional regulator, producing the protein MDIEALNTFLILANTKNYTRTAAQLFVAQSTVTNRIHELEKELNIALFTRNNRSVELTVEGEQFKDYAEKVITLTNASLSEISSLHKYENHLRIGCSDSIYEGHLAPIILEHRRQFPNDALKITIGLSNLLMEQLQNDIFDVIFTYLPMKKSSYHCEVYKQDKMILVTDYYNTMYARGITKQALIAENYLMCNFALQDVGQFIRNLFPRYHQFSLEIDDCSKIIPFLLGSESYTFLPADTARPFLETGKLRVIPLLDLETPVINSYMICKNSKRELCQSIFM; encoded by the coding sequence ATGGATATCGAAGCATTGAATACATTTCTGATACTTGCCAATACGAAGAACTACACGCGCACCGCTGCGCAGCTTTTTGTCGCCCAGTCTACCGTGACAAACCGCATCCATGAACTGGAAAAAGAGCTGAATATCGCGCTTTTCACACGCAACAACCGAAGTGTGGAGCTGACCGTAGAAGGCGAGCAGTTCAAGGACTACGCCGAGAAGGTCATCACACTGACAAATGCATCGCTCTCCGAGATCAGTTCCTTACACAAATATGAAAACCACCTGCGCATCGGCTGCTCCGATTCGATCTACGAAGGACATCTGGCGCCAATCATCTTAGAGCATCGAAGACAATTTCCTAATGACGCATTAAAAATCACGATTGGTCTTTCTAATCTGCTGATGGAGCAGCTGCAAAATGATATCTTCGATGTGATCTTCACCTATCTTCCTATGAAAAAATCATCCTATCACTGCGAGGTTTACAAGCAGGATAAGATGATTTTAGTGACTGATTATTATAATACGATGTATGCGCGCGGTATCACGAAGCAGGCGTTGATTGCTGAGAATTATCTGATGTGCAATTTCGCCCTGCAGGATGTCGGACAGTTCATCCGAAACTTATTTCCGCGCTACCATCAGTTTTCTCTGGAAATTGATGACTGTTCCAAGATCATTCCCTTTTTGCTTGGCTCAGAAAGCTATACGTTCCTGCCTGCGGATACAGCTCGTCCATTCTTAGAGACTGGCAAACTCCGCGTTATTCCTCTGCTGGACTTAGAAACACCGGTCATCAACAGCTACATGATCTGCAAGAACAGTAAGCGGGAATTGTGTCAGTCGATTTTTATGTGA
- a CDS encoding 2-isopropylmalate synthase, with product MQEIRLSNKTNKLELDPYSYQLQDVESPELFREMFPYTETPKIAFNYRRVPENMPEDIFITDTTFRDGQQSRAPYTMEQMVHIYKLLHELGGPNGMIRQTEFFVYSEKDRKALEKCMELGYKFPEITTWIRANKKDFEMVKSIGVKETGVLVSCSDYHIFHKMGLTRKQALDKYLGIVSDCIEAGLRPRCHFEDITRADFYGFVVPFANRLMEMSEQSGVPIKIRACDTMGFGVPYPGASLPRSVSGIIYGLQHYSGVPSEMLEWHGHNDFYKGVVNATTAWMYGASAVNCSLLGIGERTGNVPLEAMVFEYASLRGHLNGMNTKVITEIADYISKETGYEIPPMTPFVGENFNLTRAGIHADGMLKNHEIYNIFDTDTLLDRPPKVSVNSTSGIAGVGYWINQYRKKKGLEPVDKKSPLVRRVYDWVQEQYDEGRITIISDAELTRQTEFAMEAD from the coding sequence ATGCAGGAAATCAGACTAAGCAACAAGACAAACAAATTGGAATTGGACCCATACAGCTATCAGCTACAGGATGTGGAATCTCCGGAGCTTTTCCGCGAGATGTTCCCGTATACCGAGACGCCGAAGATCGCATTTAACTATCGCCGGGTGCCTGAGAATATGCCGGAGGATATCTTCATCACGGACACGACATTTCGCGACGGGCAACAGTCACGCGCGCCGTACACGATGGAGCAGATGGTGCATATCTACAAGCTTTTACATGAGCTTGGCGGACCGAACGGCATGATTCGTCAGACCGAGTTCTTTGTGTATTCGGAGAAGGACCGCAAGGCACTTGAGAAATGTATGGAGTTAGGATACAAATTCCCGGAGATCACGACATGGATTCGTGCGAATAAGAAGGATTTCGAGATGGTAAAATCCATCGGTGTCAAGGAGACGGGCGTGCTTGTGAGCTGTTCGGATTATCATATCTTCCACAAGATGGGACTGACAAGGAAGCAGGCATTAGACAAATACCTTGGGATTGTATCAGACTGTATCGAAGCAGGACTTCGCCCAAGGTGTCATTTTGAGGATATCACGCGCGCGGATTTCTATGGATTTGTTGTACCATTTGCAAACCGTCTGATGGAAATGTCCGAGCAAAGCGGCGTACCGATTAAGATCCGCGCCTGTGACACGATGGGCTTTGGTGTGCCATATCCGGGCGCATCGCTGCCGCGAAGCGTGTCCGGTATCATCTATGGTTTGCAGCATTATTCCGGTGTGCCATCCGAGATGCTGGAGTGGCATGGCCACAACGATTTCTATAAGGGCGTCGTAAATGCGACGACCGCATGGATGTATGGTGCGAGTGCCGTCAACTGTTCGCTGCTTGGCATCGGGGAACGTACCGGAAATGTACCGCTCGAAGCGATGGTATTTGAATATGCGTCCCTGCGCGGACACTTAAATGGGATGAATACGAAGGTAATTACAGAGATTGCAGACTATATCAGCAAAGAAACCGGTTATGAGATTCCGCCGATGACACCGTTTGTCGGCGAAAACTTCAACCTGACAAGAGCCGGTATCCATGCTGATGGCATGCTCAAAAATCATGAGATTTACAATATCTTCGATACCGACACGCTGCTCGACCGCCCGCCAAAGGTATCGGTAAACTCCACATCCGGTATCGCCGGTGTCGGCTACTGGATCAACCAGTACCGCAAGAAGAAGGGACTGGAACCGGTAGATAAAAAATCGCCCCTCGTGCGCCGTGTGTACGATTGGGTACAGGAACAGTACGACGAGGGACGAATTACAATCATCAGTGATGCAGAACTCACACGACAGACCGAGTTTGCGATGGAAGCAGATTAA
- a CDS encoding sodium-dependent transporter, whose product MNKRESFTNRLGFILACIGSAVGMGNIWMFPTRVSLYGGGSYLIPYFIFVVLIASTGVIGEMSFGRGTRSGPIDAFGAACESRGKRKVGETLGFIPVLGSLAMAIGYTVVMGWILKYMIGTFTGSTLAPDSIDSFAASFGGMASAFGNNLWQIIALVVAVIILMFGVGNGIEKANKIMMPVFFLLFLILAIYTACQPGAIDGYKYIFRVEPSALAKPETWIFALGQAFFSLSVAGNGTLIYGSYLPDNEDIPASAARVALFDTIAAMLAALVIIPAMATTGAQLDQGGPGLMFIFLPSLFKSMPGGHIVAIIFFVAVFFAGLSSLLNLYEAPIATVQEKLHLNRKLSCLVIGVIGVIVSICIQGIVSDWMDILSIYICPLGAGLAGIMFFWVYGKNYVEEQVNLGRDKKFTDKYVPVCKYLYCPICILVLILGIALGGIG is encoded by the coding sequence ATGAACAAACGAGAGTCTTTTACGAATCGTCTCGGATTTATCCTTGCCTGCATCGGTTCCGCCGTCGGCATGGGCAATATCTGGATGTTCCCGACACGTGTATCCTTATATGGAGGCGGTTCCTACCTTATCCCGTATTTTATTTTTGTTGTACTGATTGCATCAACCGGTGTCATCGGGGAAATGAGCTTCGGTCGTGGCACGCGATCCGGTCCGATTGATGCCTTCGGTGCCGCCTGTGAATCCCGTGGCAAACGTAAGGTCGGCGAAACGCTCGGCTTTATCCCGGTACTTGGTTCGCTTGCAATGGCGATTGGGTATACCGTTGTCATGGGATGGATTCTGAAATATATGATCGGAACATTTACCGGAAGCACACTTGCCCCGGACAGTATCGATTCCTTTGCTGCATCCTTCGGCGGTATGGCTTCCGCGTTCGGCAACAATCTGTGGCAGATCATCGCACTTGTAGTTGCTGTTATAATCTTGATGTTTGGTGTCGGAAATGGTATCGAGAAGGCAAATAAGATCATGATGCCGGTGTTCTTCCTGCTATTTTTGATCCTTGCGATCTACACCGCATGTCAGCCGGGCGCGATTGACGGCTATAAATACATCTTCCGTGTAGAGCCTTCTGCTCTGGCAAAGCCGGAGACATGGATCTTCGCTTTGGGACAGGCATTTTTCTCCCTGTCTGTTGCAGGAAACGGAACGTTAATCTATGGTTCGTATCTGCCGGACAACGAGGATATCCCAGCTTCCGCAGCACGAGTTGCCTTATTTGACACGATCGCAGCTATGCTTGCTGCACTTGTAATCATCCCGGCAATGGCAACAACCGGCGCACAGCTTGACCAGGGTGGCCCCGGACTGATGTTTATCTTCCTGCCTAGCTTATTTAAGTCTATGCCGGGCGGACACATCGTGGCGATCATCTTCTTCGTAGCGGTCTTCTTCGCAGGACTTTCGTCTCTGCTTAACTTATACGAAGCACCAATCGCAACGGTACAGGAAAAGCTTCACTTAAACCGCAAGCTCTCCTGCCTTGTCATTGGTGTAATCGGTGTGATTGTATCGATCTGTATTCAGGGAATCGTATCCGACTGGATGGATATTCTGTCTATCTACATCTGCCCGCTTGGTGCAGGTCTCGCCGGTATCATGTTCTTCTGGGTATATGGCAAGAACTATGTGGAAGAACAGGTCAACCTTGGCCGCGACAAAAAATTTACAGACAAGTATGTACCTGTCTGTAAATATCTGTACTGCCCGATCTGTATCCTTGTGCTGATCCTTGGTATCGCACTGGGCGGAATCGGTTAA
- a CDS encoding sugar O-acetyltransferase, protein MTEQEKMLAGKIYDPSDETLLAIRTKAHKLCQIYNQTADTEEKAREQMMRDLIPDCAKGVYLQGPIYFDYGEFTTIGENTFANFNFTVLDTCPVHIGNNVFIGPNVSLVTPMHPFRYQERNIKFKQDGTAYDDEYAKPITIGDNCWLASNVVVTGGVTIGEGCVIGAGSVVTKDIPPHSLAVGNPCKVIRKITEEDTIQNRPELW, encoded by the coding sequence ATGACAGAACAGGAAAAGATGCTGGCAGGAAAAATCTATGATCCATCGGACGAGACGTTACTTGCCATCCGTACAAAGGCACATAAGCTGTGTCAGATCTATAATCAGACTGCAGACACCGAGGAGAAAGCACGGGAGCAGATGATGCGTGACCTGATCCCCGATTGCGCAAAGGGCGTGTATCTGCAGGGACCGATCTATTTTGACTATGGGGAATTTACGACGATCGGAGAAAATACGTTCGCAAACTTTAATTTCACGGTGTTAGATACCTGTCCGGTGCATATCGGCAATAACGTCTTCATCGGACCGAATGTATCGCTTGTGACACCGATGCATCCGTTTCGCTATCAGGAGCGTAACATCAAGTTCAAGCAGGATGGTACGGCATACGATGATGAGTACGCAAAGCCAATCACGATCGGAGATAACTGCTGGCTCGCGAGCAATGTGGTCGTGACCGGCGGTGTGACAATCGGAGAAGGTTGTGTGATCGGTGCAGGCAGTGTGGTGACAAAGGATATTCCGCCACATTCACTGGCAGTTGGAAACCCATGCAAGGTGATTCGGAAGATTACAGAGGAAGATACGATTCAAAACCGACCGGAATTATGGTAA
- a CDS encoding helix-turn-helix domain-containing protein, whose translation MKYRPEYDLRVVGANLRKLREAKHLSVEYVREYLMLGSVQAVYKYERGLSYPQADTLLALMDLYDAAPEDIIRGSVTTSHGYEEEGLEPSSCFISIFAA comes from the coding sequence ATGAAGTATAGACCAGAATACGATCTCCGCGTTGTCGGAGCAAACCTGAGAAAGCTGCGGGAGGCAAAGCACTTGTCTGTCGAGTATGTGCGCGAGTATCTGATGCTCGGAAGCGTTCAGGCAGTCTATAAGTACGAGCGCGGGCTTAGCTACCCGCAGGCAGACACACTGCTCGCACTCATGGATCTGTATGATGCCGCACCGGAAGATATCATCCGTGGAAGTGTGACTACTTCCCATGGATACGAAGAAGAGGGCCTTGAGCCCTCTTCTTGTTTTATAAGTATATTTGCAGCCTAA